The genomic region agccctaaaaGTCAGTATTGCTTTGTCTTGTGTAAACTGCATGAATCATTGCAATATAGATATTTCCAGTCCGACGCTCCAATCAGCTGAGTTGGTAAATATGACCATCACTGGCACTTTGCTTATTAAAGTTCTCATTTTTTGAACACACTTATTTTCTCTTGGAGTACTGACCTGTTCATATGTCACACAGGACACAATAAAGAGCCCTTTGGTCATATTTTAAACGTATATAAAAAGTCACTTAGGGAATGACCTGTTATACACCAAGTCTCTCGTCAGTCTTCATTCTGTGGTTTGGCAGCCTTCCCCAGATGAAACTTCTTGGTTCTGTTGACAGTGCCAGATGTCAGAGTAAACTACAGAGTCTCCACTGTGTTTCACTGTAGCTTGCCTTGAGGAGAGGCTTCTGGGTGCCGAACACACCGATGCATAGATGACTGCTTCATTAGTCTGTTGAAACAtcattttcaaataattaaGACCCAGAAAGATGTAGTGCAAATGAAACTGAAAGATTATATACAACTATCATCTGTTAGTGCTCTTACCTGATTGCCCTCAGAAGCTCCATCATTCACCTCTAAAGAAACAAAGATAACTTACAGTCAGTTCCAATTACAGCAGAACATAACAATGCAGATCTGATTCCACTGGAGATATTCAACTGATCAATATAATGCATCATTTTAAATACCTGCAGGAACTTTCCTCCAACTTCTGCAAATCACCATTGTAAGAATAAGAATCACAATCCCAAGACTGATGTTTGACAGCAACAGCGCAATAACAGCTGGACTCAGTACAGCTGGTTTGGTGATGTTGGTGTCTCCTTTTAACACATGATAAAAAACAGTCcttaatttagatttttatatACAAATAACTCCCAACTGAACGGATTGGATGGGAACAGAATACATTTCAGTGTTGGCCAGTTGTGCAGTATGTGATTTAAATGGTTGGTTTACCCCAAATTAAGCATAACAAATGTTATTAGATGATTCAACAGCTGATGATTTACCCTCAGTGCCAGCTTTCAGTAACAGTACAGGAAGTAGTTTGCCCTTTATATAGcagggaaggaagcaaagatTTGGTGGTCTGACTGTCATGCGAGTGGATTGTTCACACCAACATTtaacagttttctttttatattaacTGAAACCACAACCTCTTCCTCACCTTAACCACGTGTTTTAGCTGCATATCCCTGTGGTTTATTTGCCACAATCTGTGTTAACAAGACTATAATTACCATGCACAGATATCATAGAAAGCAACATTTTGGAGTtagacaatgaaaaaaaaaaagtgttcaatATTGAGAGTATCGTCTGGATACGGTGTCCGTAAATTTGTCTGTGAGTCTCAAAGCTTCATCAACTGCACACATGTGTAACTGAAAAACTTTCTTACTGTTCATTTTAATCTTGGTCCCTTTTCCCAGCAGTACTTCTCCACATGAAGTCACAGCACAGTAGTAGGTTCCAGCATCATCAGAGCTCAGGTTCCTCATAAGAAGATGGTACACACAGGTAGCTTCTCCAGAGCCAGTCTCAGTCTTCTGGcagatgttgtttttattcCCAGAGGAGTGAATCATCTCTGGAGCAGAATGATCAGAGTTTTTCAGCCACAGGACATGAGTGTGTTCTGCTGCACAGtggtcagtgtgaacagaaCAGCTGAGAGTCACAGAGCGTCCTGGCTGCACTGACTCAGACTCTGGCTTCTGGATGACAGAGTCACTGATCATCTTTGCACCTTAAGAGAGAAATTAACTgtgattatttgcattatgtTCACATTCAGCTGAATTTATCACTGCTTCTGTCATAATCAACAGAGAATTAATACCTTTTAGCATCAGAAAGGTTCCTGGTCCAAACTCAATGTCATTTAACTTCATCACTCCACAGTAGTATGTGCCAACATCTTCCCACGTTGTTGCAGAAATGTCCAGATGACTGCTGGTGCTGTTAAATTTGACTGAATAACGTTGTCGAAATTCATCAGCAAAAACAACATGCTTATAGTGAAAATCAAACGCTGTCACAAGCTGCAGCATCTTCCCTGTAGTCAATTTGTACCACACTCTTTTATACATGTCACTCTTTATGTGACATTGGATAGTAGCTGAGTCTCCAGGCTTCACTGACTGGAAAGAAACAGGCTGAGTGATTTTAATAACCTGTGCAGCACCTATAAACAACAGATAGGATATCATCAGCTTTGTGTGTGAAGACTCGGATGAAAAGATTCCACAAGTGGATTTTTGTTACTTACACAAAGAGCAGAGCAGGAAAACATTTAGAGTGTACACCATCATCCTGTCAGCGTCAGCAGTTCTGAACCACTGAAGGAACAGCAGACTTACCCCATTTATCAACACTGACTTGTCCTACATTCCGCCACAACTGTCAGGTGTGATTGGCTCATCATTGTCACCTTGCCGAGCATGATTGGCTAGTTCACAGtcaagcaaaaaaagaaaaaagtcccCTCATTTTGACCTGACATCACCTTCACTGTCAGCAGAATGGTTTGAAGATGTGTCGTCATACTGTCTCTACCAGCTCTCTTCATACAGATAATAAGAGTAGTGAACTCTTTGATATTAAATGGCAACACACTGGAAAACCACAGTGAGGTTGGCAGAATGGAAACAGCACTTCACTGTAAATGCATACTTTCCATAAGAATGGAAGACCTAGATTTTGGTTGAAATATCAAAGGGATCGCTCAGAGATTATGAGTCACAAATAAAGTCCTCAAAATGAAAGGCTTTCCACATTCAAAGGGTAACTAATAAAATGTGGGTTTGTGGTACAAATGCAAGGAAGCAGTTGAACAAAAAGTGTAGTCCACTAAACTCAGAGACAGACATCTCAAAACCTCAAAACATGAAACTATGTACATGACAAGACTCCATTAGAGGTGAAGAAGGCTGGTGTGCCACACAGGCCCACCTAATCAGAAGACTTCTTTTTATGCTGGATCATAGCAGTCAGTCAATACCGTTTCAATTCCAAATGAGACCatatttcttgtttctttctgcTTGTTTATCATATAATGATGAGTATAGGTCAGATGTTTGGAGTGGCAGTGAGCAgctcttcctcttttactcAGTGAACAGACCGTACATGACATAGAGATGCTAATATTCTCCTAGCTAGCTGTTTACATTCATCATGAAAAGACATTGTGAGCAGGTGGAGACTACTCCTGTATCAGTTTCTCCTCTAATAGTGGTAAGGGTTAATAATGAGAGGCACCTGGCAGCTAAGTCAGCCCTTGAAGGGGAGAGGGATGAATTCTGACAGAGCTGCATCTGACTTTCTGATAATCTCCACTCCTCTGTGCCAAATCACCAGCATGCAGCCATTCACTAAGAAAAGtacatttagatattttatcCTATTGTGTTTAAAAGGGTTTATCAGTACATCAGTACACCCTAAGTGTTTGTTTATTGGTCTTGGACGGACTAGACCCACCTTAGTTTCTCTGTTACTACAGTTAAAGCTCTATTTATTTCCTATCACTGTCTTCTTGTATCAAGCTTCCTGGCCTCTGTTGTGCTTTAGTAAAGCAAAGCATTTCTAAGTTAGTCTATACTGTAAAGAAAAGTCACTTCCTCCCAGACCTTTCAGAGGCCCTCTCATATAAAAACCACAGAGCATTTTCAATGAGTGGAACAGAAACAGTTATAtcataaaaccaaaaacacacagtgtTGTTCTAGGAACTGTCCCTCTGTCTGGTCAGTTCATGGTGTTCTTACAACACTAGCGGATAACATTTGTGGTTACTaggtgcacacaaacacacacatacactgaagtCCTGCAGTTGACCTCAAAGCCATAACAGCAACAGCTGCTGTCAGAAAACACTACTCTTAGCTAGTGTGTATATGCATTATCACTAACTGCAAATGTCCTGTCTGAGATAAAGACACATTGCAAACACATtgctttattacatttaagcTAATTGTGTAAGTTTGAGCTTGAAAAGGTGACAAAGACTTTAATTTCTTCTGATCTGTTGATGTTGGGCCTTGCTGTGCAGACATTCAgcttgaaaacacacacaatacacacatacacacacacaggaccaaAACTTACAAAGATAGCATCGTTTCACTGTCGACCACATGAAAGCTATGAAAAGATACTGGCAGCTCTGAGTTTCTGGCTGACAACATCACACTCGCTACAACCTGCAACGGCCAGTGTGTATTTACTAAAGCAGTGAGGTGTGTGTTCTGTTTCCATGAGAACTTTGCATATGGTAAATAATTTAAGTAAGTGCTAATTTTGCTGCCAAAAAATCACTACAGTAGCAAAGGTTGGATTTGAAAAAGCTTGTTTAATGAGTTTATTGCAAGTTAAGGTTTAACATTGATCATGACATAAAGTGTTTACAAAAATAGTAGAGGAAAGCACAAGTATGTTGAAAGCTATAGGGTCAGTGTATTatacagagaaagagatgtAACCTGTGCAGCTACTGCTTTATTCTGAAGTAGATACATTCACTCCAGATGTCACCGCTCTGTCTGCTTAATCTGTTGCATTTGTTGATCTTGTTCTTCTTTGAAGCAGGGAAATAATCGGTGTCTTCATTTTGGTAAACCTGATAATGAAAAATTGTACAACACTTTTAGGTACATGacagatataaaaacaaagtCCACAGAATAGAAGAAGATACCTCTGCATTGGAGAGAAAGGGAGCTGAAGGTTCTGCACCAGCCtctgaaaaaaataatgaaatctgTTTCACTATATTATTCTATGTTCAACTAGTACATGCTATAAAAACTGACAATACATTACCTGTACAGTGGCAGCAGTTTCTACAGATGACAATCCACACGAAGGAAACCAATAAACCAACCAAAACACCCAGGAAGACGATGAATGAGTAAACGTTGAAATAGACATCCTCTGGAGAGTTCATGCTCGCCCCACCTGCAGAACCAGATATTAGAAGACATTATGTGAAATTCATTTGCAGGAGAAaatttacaataaatacattaccAAGCAGCAACTTAAGTTTGATGAAAGACTAACCAACACTTTTTATCAGATGAGACCGCTTCTGCTAAAAACTTTCTTACTGTTCATTTTAATTCTGGTCCCTTTTCCCAGCAGTACTTCTCCACATGAAGTCACAGCACAGTAGTAGGTTCCAGCATCATCAGAGCTCAGGTTCCTCATAAGAAGGTGGTACACACAGGTAGCTTCTCCAGAGCCAGTCTCAGTCCTTTGGCAGGTGTCGTTTTTATTCCCAGAGGAGTGAATCATCTCTGGATCAGAATGGTCAGAGTTTTTCAGCCACAGGACATGAGTGTGTTCTGCTGCACAGCGGTCAGTGTGAACAGAACAGCTGAGAGTCACAGAGCGTCCTGGCTGCACTGACTCAGACTCTGGCTTCTGGATGACAGAGTCACTGATCATCTTTGCACCTTAAGAAAGAAATCAACTgtgattatttgcattatgtTCACATTCAGCTGAATTTATCACTGCTTGTGTCATAATCAACAGAGAATGGATACCTTTTAGCATCAGAAAGGTTCCTGGTCCAAACTCAATGTCATTTAACTTCATCACTCCACAGTAGTATGTGCCAACATCTTTCCATGTTGTTGCAGAAATGTCCAGATGACTGCTGGTGCTGTTAAATTTGACTGAATAACGTTGTTGAAATTCATCAGCAAAAACAACATGCTCATAGTGAGAATCAAACGCTGTCACAAGCTGCAGCGTCTTCCCTGTAGTCAATTTGTACCACACTCTTTTATACATGTCACTCTTTATGTGACATTGGATAGTAGCTGAGTCTCCGGGCTTCACTGACTGGAAAGAAACAGGCTGAGTGATTTTAATAACCTGTGCAGCACCTATAAACAACAGACAGGATATCATCAGCTTTGTGTGTGAAAACTCGGATGAAAAGATTCCACAAGTGGATTTTTGTTACTTACACAAAGAGCAGAGCAGGAAAACATTTAGAGTGTACACCATCATCCTGTCAGCGTCAGCAGTTCTGAACCACTGAAGGAACAGCAGACTTACCCCATTTATCAACACTGACTTGTCCTACATTCCGCCACAACTGTCAGGTGTGATTGGCTCATCATTGTCACCTTGCCATGCATGACTGGCTAGTTCAGtcaagcaaaaaaagaaaaaagaaaaaagtcccCTCATTTTGACCTGACATCACCTTCACTGTCAGCAGAATGGTTTGAAGATGTGTCGTCATACTGTCTCTACCAGCTCTCTTTATACAGATAATAAGAGTAGTGAACTCTTTGATATTAAATGGCAACACACTGGAAAACCACAGTGAGGTTGGCAGAATGGAAACAGCACTTCACTGTAAATGCATACTTTCCATAAGAATGGAAGACCTAGATTTTGGTTGAAATATCAAAAGGATCGCTCAGAGATTATGAGTCACAAATAAAGTCCTCAAAATGAAAGGCTTTCCACATTCAAAGGGCAACTAATAAAATGTGGGTTTGTGGTACAAATGCAAGGAAGCAGTTGAACAAAAAGTGTAGTCCACTAAACTCAGAGACAGACATCTCAAAACCTCAAAACATGAAACTATGTACATGACAAGACTCCATTAGAGGTGAAGAAGGCTGGTGTGCCACACAGGCCCACCTAATCAGAAGACTTCTTTTTATGCTCGATCATAGCAGTCAGTCAATACCGTTTCAATTCCAAATGAGACCatatttcttgtttctttctgcTTGTTTATCATATAATGATGAGTATAAGTCAGATGTTTGGAGTGGCAGTGAGCAGCTCCTCCTCTTTTACTCAGTGAACAGACCGCACATGACATAGAGATGCTAATATTCTCCTAGCTAGCTGTTTACATTCATCATGAAAAGACATTGTGAGCAGGTGGAGACTACTCCTGTATCAGTTTCTCCTCTAATAGTGGTAAGGGTTAATAATGAGAGACACCTGGCAGCTAAGTCAGCCCTTGAAGGGGAGAGGGATGAATTCTGACAGAGCTGCATCTGACTTTCTGATAATCTCCACTCCTCTGTGCCAAATCACCAGCATGCAGCCATTCACTAAGAAAAGTACATTTAGATATGTTATCTTCCTATTGTGTTTAAAAGGGTTTATCAGTACATCAGTACACCCTAAGTGTTTGTTTATTGGTCTTGGATGGGCTAGACCCACCTTAGTTTCTCTGTTACTACAGTTAAAGCTCTATTTATTTCCTATCACTGTCTTCTTGTATCAAGCTTCCTGGCCTCTGTTGTGCTTTAGTAAAGCAAAGTGTTTCTAAGTTAGTCTATACTGTAAAGAAAAGTCACTTCCTCCCAGACCTTTCAGAGGCCCTCTCATATAAAAACCACAGAGCATTTTCAATGAGTGGAACAGAAACAGTTATAtcataaaaccaaaaacacacagtgtTGTTCTAGGAACTGTCCCTCTGTCTGGTCAGTTCATGGTGTTCTTACAACACTAGCGGATAACATTTGTGGTTACTaggtgcacacaaacacacacatacactgaagtCCTGCAGTTGACCTCAAAGCCATAACAGCAACAGCTGCTGTCAGAAAACACTACTCTTAGctagtgtgtatgtgcattatCACTAACTGCAAATGTCCTGTCTGAGATAAAGACACATTGCAAACACATagctttattacatttaagcTAATTGTGTAAGTTTGAGCTTGAAAAGGCCATAAAGGATTTAATTTCTTCTGATCTGTTGATGTTGGGCCTTGCTGTGCAGACATTCAgcttgaaaacacacacaatacacacatacacacacacacacgcacacacacaggaccaaAACTTACAAAGATAACATCGTTTCACTGTCGACCACATGAAAGCTATGAAAAGATACTGGCAGCTCTGAGTTTCTGGCTGACAGCATCACACTCGCTACAACCTGCAACGGCCAGTGTGTATTTACTAAAGCAGTGAGGTGTGTGTTCTGTTTCCATGAGAACTTTGCATATGGTAAATAATTTAAGTAAGTGCTAATTTTGCTGCCAAAAAATCACTACAGTAGTAAAGGTTGGATTTGAAAAAGCTTGTTTAATGAGTTTATTGCAAGTTAAGGTTTAACATTGGTCATGACATAAAGTGTTTACAAAAATAGTAGAGGAAAGCACAAGTATGTTGAAAGCTATAGGGTCAGTGTATTatacagagaaagagatgaaacCTGTGCAGCTACTGCTTTATTCTGAAGTAGATACATTCACTCCAGATGTCACCGCTCTGTCTGCTTAATCTGTTGCATTTGTTGATCTTGTTCTTCTTTGAAGCAGGGAAATGATCGGTGTCTTCATTTTGGTAAACCTGATAATGAAAAATTGTACAACACTTTTAGGTACATGacagatataaaaacaaagtCCACAGAATAGAAGAAGATACCTCTGCATTGGAGAGAAAGGGAGCTGAAGGTTCTGCACGAGCCTCtgaaaaatataatgaaatctgTTTCACTATATTATTCTATGTTCAACTAGTACATGCTATAAAAACTGACAATACATTACCTGTACAGTGGCAGCAGTTTCTACACATGACAATCCACACGAAGGAAACCAAGAAACCAACCAAAACACCCAGGAAGACGATGAATGAGTAAATGTTGAAATAGACATCCTCTGGAGAGTTCATGCTCGCCCCACCTGCAGAACCAGATATTAGAAGACATTATGTGAAATTCATTTGCAGGAGAAaatttacaataaatacattaccAAGCAGCAACTTAAGTTTAATGAAAGACTAACCAACACTTTTTATCAGATGAGACAGCTTCTGCTAAAAACTTTCTTACTGTTCATTTTAATCTTGGTCCCTTTTCCCAGCAGTACTTCTCCACATGAAGTCACAGCACAGTAGTAGGTTCCAGCATCATCAGAGCTCAGGTTCCTCATAAGAAGGTGGTACACGCAGGTAGCTTCTCCAGAGCCAGTCTCAGTCCTCTGGCAGGTGTCGTTTTTATTCCCAGAGGAGTGAATCATCTCTGGATCAGAATGGTCAGAGTTTTTCAGCCACAGGACATGAGTGTGTTCTGCTGCACAGCGGTCAGTGTGAACAGAACAGCTGAGAGTCACAGAGCGTCCTGGCTGCACTGACTCAGACTCTGGCTTCTGGATGACAGAGTCACTGATCATCTTTGCACCTTAAGAAAGAAATTAACTgtgattatttgcattatgtTCACGTTCAGCTGAATTTATCACTGCTTGTCATAATCAACAGAGAATTAATACCTTTTAGCATCAGAAAGGTTCCTGGTCCAAACTCAATGTCATTTAACTTCATCACTCCACAGTAGTATGTGCCAACATCTTCCCACGTTGTTGCAGAAATGTCCAGATGACTGCTGGTGCTGTTAAATTTGACTGAATAACGTTGTCGAAATTCATCAGCAAAAACAACATGCTTATAGTGAGAATCAAACGCTGTCACAAGCTGCAGCGTCTTCCCTGTAGTCAATTTGTACCACACTCTTTTATACATGTCACTCTTTATGTGACATTTGATAGTAGCTGAGTCTCCGGGCTTCACTGACTGGAAAGAAACAGGCTGAGTGATTTTAATAACCTGTGCAGCACCTATAAACAACAGACAGGATATCATCAGCTTTGTGTGTGAAGACTTGGATGAAAAGATTCCACAAGTGGATTTTTGTTACTTACACAAAGAGCAGAGCAGGAAAACATTTAGAGTGTACACCATCATCCTGTCAGCGTCAGCAGTTCTGAACCACTGAAGGAACAGCAGACTTACCCCATTTATCAACACTGACTTGTCCTACATTCCGCCACAACTGTCAGGTGTGATTGGCTCATCATTGTCACCTTGGCACGCATGACTggttacaagaaaaaaaaaaaaaaaccctcatcaTGGCCTGTTGTGACATCAGCTTCACTGTCAGCAGAATGGTTTGAAGATGTGTCGTCATACTGTCTCTACTAGCTCTCTTTATACAGATAATAAGAGTAGTGAACTCTTTGATATTAAATGGCAACACACTGGAAAACCACAGTGAGGTTGGCAGAATAGAAACAGCACTTCAGTGTTAATGCATACTTTCCATAAGAATGGAAGACCAAAATCTATTTGGTTGAAATATCAAAGGGATCGCTCAGAGATCATGAGTCACAAATAGTCCTCAAAATGAAAGGCTTTCCACATTCAAAGGGCAACTAATAAAATGTGGGTATGTGGTACAAATGCAAGGAAGCAGTTGAACAAAAAGTGTAGTC from Scomber japonicus isolate fScoJap1 chromosome 22, fScoJap1.pri, whole genome shotgun sequence harbors:
- the LOC128383412 gene encoding signal-regulatory protein beta-2-like, which produces MMVYTLNVFLLCSLCAAQVIKITQPVSFQSVKPGDSATIQCHIKSDMYKRVWYKLTTGKMLQLVTAFDFHYKHVVFADEFRQRYSVKFNSTSSHLDISATTWEDVGTYYCGVMKLNDIEFGPGTFLMLKGAKMISDSVIQKPESESVQPGRSVTLSCSVHTDHCAAEHTHVLWLKNSDHSAPEMIHSSGNKNNICQKTETGSGEATCVYHLLMRNLSSDDAGTYYCAVTSCGEVLLGKGTKIKMNNTNITKPAVLSPAVIALLLSNISLGIVILILTMVICRSWRKVPAEVNDGASEGNQTNEAVIYASVCSAPRSLSSRQATVKHSGDSVVYSDIWHCQQNQEVSSGEGCQTTE
- the LOC128383413 gene encoding signal-regulatory protein beta-2-like, which produces MMVYTLNVFLLCSLCAAQVIKITQPVSFQSVKPGDSATIQCHIKSDMYKRVWYKLTTGKTLQLVTAFDSHYEHVVFADEFQQRYSVKFNSTSSHLDISATTWKDVGTYYCGVMKLNDIEFGPGTFLMLKGAKMISDSVIQKPESESVQPGRSVTLSCSVHTDRCAAEHTHVLWLKNSDHSDPEMIHSSGNKNDTCQRTETGSGEATCVYHLLMRNLSSDDAGTYYCAVTSCGEVLLGKGTRIKMNSGASMNSPEDVYFNVYSFIVFLGVLVYQNEDTDYFPASKKNKINKCNRLSRQSGDIWSECIYFRIKQ
- the LOC128383414 gene encoding signal-regulatory protein beta-2-like, with the translated sequence MMVYTLNVFLLCSLCAAQVIKITQPVSFQSVKPGDSATIKCHIKSDMYKRVWYKLTTGKTLQLVTAFDSHYKHVVFADEFRQRYSVKFNSTSSHLDISATTWEDVGTYYCGVMKLNDIEFGPGTFLMLKGAKMISDSVIQKPESESVQPGRSVTLSCSVHTDRCAAEHTHVLWLKNSDHSDPEMIHSSGNKNDTCQRTETGSGEATCVYHLLMRNLSSDDAGTYYCAVTSCGEVLLGKGTKIKMNSGASMNSPEDVYFNIYSFIVFLGVLVYQNEDTDHFPASKKNKINKCNRLSRQSGDIWSECIYFRIKQ